DNA from Azospirillum humicireducens:
GGTTCGCTGCTGTGTCGAACGAGCGGACTGAACCGCACTCTCCACAACCCCACAACGCCCAACCGCGTCTCCTGCCTTCCCCAAATCGGAAGACACTCGATGATCAGAATTGGTCAGATTCGATCATACTTGATGGGTTGAGCCCGTCTGATTGCAGATGAAGTATATAAGAATCAGAAATATGGAAGATGTTCTTTCAGGAAATCAGACGTGATTTTAGAAGTACTCAATCAAACTGGATCCAAAATGACGGTCGGTTCGGTGGGTGCAAAGGATTATTGATGAAAATGCCGGAAAGAACTGCAGCCACCCACGCTCTTGCGCTGATCTTTTCGGTCGCGGGCGTCGTCTTGCCGATGGTTCCGGCCATGGGGCAGACGCTGCCCAACGCCGGCTCCCTACAGCGGATGCTGCGGGACGGCGTGCCCGACCTCGCCCCGCAGCGGCCGCCGGCGGCACCGGCCGTACCGGAGGAGGCGCCGGACACCGGCCCCCGCCTGCTGGTGAAAGGCTTTGTAATCGAAGGTGCGACGCTGATCCCGCAGGCCGAGCTTCAAACACTCCTGCGCGGGCGTGTCGGCAAGGAGCAAAGCCTGCGCGATCTCCAGGACGCAGCGCGGAGCATCGCCGACGCCTACCGCGATCGCGGCTATTTCGCCCGCGCCTTCCTTCCGGCCCAGGATGTCATCGACGGCATCGTGCGCATCCGGGTGGTCGAAGGGCGCTTCGGGCGGGTGATCCGGCAGGACGAGTCGACCCGCACCGATGGGGCCTTCGTCGAATCCGTGGTCGCCGCCCGCTTGAAGCCGGGGGAACCCTATTCCCTGGCGGATCTCGAGCGCGGTCTTCTGCTGGCCAACGACCTGCCGGGTGTCAACGCGGACGGTACCCTGAAAGCCGGGGCCGCGCCGGGCACCAGCGATCTGGAGCTTACCGTCCGCGACGCGCCGGTCGCCACGGCCCAGATCGGCGCCGACAACGCCGGCACGCGGAGCACCAGCCGCCACCGCACCAACGCGGGGCTGTCGCTGAACGGCCTGACCGGGTACGGCGACCAGCTGGCGGTCAAGACGATCGCATCGACCCGGTTGACCTATGGCCAGGCGGGGTGGAGCGTCCCGCTGGGGCCGGACGGCTGGCAGGCCGGGCTGCTGATGACGGCGCTTCGCTACCGGCTCGGCGGCCCATACGAGGATACCGATGGGCACGGAATCGCGATCACGCAGGGTGCCTCCGTCTCCTTTCCGCTGATCCGCAGGTCGGCGGAGACGCTGCGGCTGCGCGCCTCCTACGAGCATGGCCGCTTCGACGACGACATCCTCGGCGAACCCCTCCACCGCAAGCGGATGAACAAGGGCAGCCTGGCACTGGTGGGCGA
Protein-coding regions in this window:
- a CDS encoding ShlB/FhaC/HecB family hemolysin secretion/activation protein, which produces MPERTAATHALALIFSVAGVVLPMVPAMGQTLPNAGSLQRMLRDGVPDLAPQRPPAAPAVPEEAPDTGPRLLVKGFVIEGATLIPQAELQTLLRGRVGKEQSLRDLQDAARSIADAYRDRGYFARAFLPAQDVIDGIVRIRVVEGRFGRVIRQDESTRTDGAFVESVVAARLKPGEPYSLADLERGLLLANDLPGVNADGTLKAGAAPGTSDLELTVRDAPVATAQIGADNAGTRSTSRHRTNAGLSLNGLTGYGDQLAVKTIASTRLTYGQAGWSVPLGPDGWQAGLLMTALRYRLGGPYEDTDGHGIAITQGASVSFPLIRRSAETLRLRASYEHGRFDDDILGEPLHRKRMNKGSLALVGDRSDGWGGGGLSSYQFVLTSGVLDLSRLAADLALDAQSSRSDGRFTKLSFEVQRDQALTTDMFLRARIAGQWSGGNLDSSEQFALGGPGGVRAYPVNEASGDSGLLATLELHRPFTEGWASGLDLFGFVDAGVIRQHADRWDGWDAGSDVPNSYPLFGAGVGASYAVSGRLGIALTAAVPVGANQGAATSGYNQDGSRTGPWVWFSVTTMF